A window of the Henckelia pumila isolate YLH828 chromosome 3, ASM3356847v2, whole genome shotgun sequence genome harbors these coding sequences:
- the LOC140891322 gene encoding ABC transporter G family member 9-like: MADIEAQSNGVEKETATIFKKANCPVTLMFKDLVYTIKVDKRGILKKNSKSEEKVILKGITGMVLPGEILAMLGPSGSGKTTLLTALGGRLGGRLSGSVTYSGKPFSNALKRNMGFVTQDDFLFPHLTVLETLVFTALLRLPRTLTKEEKVQHAEDIVTQLGLSRCRNSIAGGPLLRGISGGERKRVSIGQEMLINPSLLFLDEPTSGLDSTTAMRIVSTLWELANGGRTVVMTIHQPSSRLFYMFHKVLLLSEGNPLYYGKGSCAMDYFLDIGFAPSVVMNPADFLLDLANGVSTADSQEDQTNIKQTLVRAYEDNLSERVKAEHVIINHQMPEPIDERRFKQLSNTWWYQFSVLLRRGLKERKHESFSVLKISQVLVVAFLCGCLWWKSDINHLQDQVGLFFFYSSFWGFYPLFQAIFTFPQERIMLAKERSSGMYRLSSYFMAQTVGDLPMELVLPTIFFIITYWMAGMKASAGSFLSGLVILLYSVLCSQGLGLAIGAIVMDQKSATVLGSVVMLTFLLASGYFVQYVPGFIGWIKYISISHYTFKLLLGSQHQPGETYPCAMNKSCLVEDFPSVKAVGLDGRAVSVMALAIMLVGYRLLAYLALMRIGMPRK, from the exons ATCTTAAAGAAGAACTCGAAATCCGAGGAGAAAGTAATCTTGAAAGGCATCACAGGCATGGTGCTACCAGGTGAAATTCTAGCTATGTTAGGTCCATCAGGCAGCGGCAAAACAACTCTTTTAACCGCGTTGGGCGGCCGGCTTGGCGGCCGTCTCTCTGGCAGTGTGACTTACAGTGGCAAGCCATTTTCAAACGCGTTGAAACGGAACATGGGATTCGTTACACAAGATGACTTCCTGTTCCCCCACCTGACTGTGCTAGAAACCCTGGTCTTCACCGCATTACTGCGCTTGCCGCGGACTCTGACCAAAGAGGAAAAGGTGCAGCATGCAGAAGATATTGTGACTCAACTTGGATTGTCGAGGTGCAGAAACAGCATTGCCGGAGGACCTCTTTTGAGGGGAATTTCGGGGGGCGAGAGGAAACGAGTGAGCATCGGTCAAGAGATGCTGATAAATCCAAGCCTGTTGTTTCTTGACGAGCCTACATCTGGGCTTGATTCCACGACTGCGATGAGGATCGTGTCTACATTGTGGGAGTTGGCTAATGGAGGACGAACCGTGGTGATGACGATCCACCAGCCTTCTAGCAGGCTGTTTTATATGTTTCACAAGGTTCTTTTGTTGTCTGAAGGGAATCCCTTGTATTATGGGAAGGGATCTTGTGCCATGGACTATTTCTTGGATATCGGTTTTGCTCCATCAGTCGTCATGAATCCTGCTGATTTCCTATTAGATCTCGCCAATG GAGTCTCAACTGCTGATTCGCAGGAAGATCAAACAAATATTAAGCAGACCCTTGTTCGTGCTTACGAGGACAATTTGTCTGAGAGGGTGAAGGCAGAACATGTTATCATCAATCACCAGATGCCTGAACCTATCGACGAGAGGCGATTTAAGCAATTGTCTAATACATGGTGGTATCAATTTTCTGTTTTGTTGAGAAGAGGACTAAAGGAAAGAAAGCACGAATCTTTCTCCGTCCTCAAGATCTCGCAGGTTCTGGTTGTAGCTTTCCTTTGTGGATGTTTGTGGTGGAAATCTGATATTAATCACTTGCAAGATCAG GTCGGGCTTTTCTTCTTTTACTCAAGTTTTTGGGGCTTCTACCCTCTATTCCAAGCCATATTCACCTTCCCACAAGAACGTATAATGCTAGCAAAAGAAAGATCTTCCGGCATGTATCGTCTATCGTCCTACTTCATGGCACAAACCGTGGGTGACTTGCCAATGGAATTAGTCCTTCCCACCATTTTTTTCATCATAACATACTGGATGGCAGGGATGAAAGCCTCAGCAGGATCCTTCTTATCTGGCTTGGTCATTCTACTATACAGCGTGCTATGTTCTCAAGGGCTCGGGCTCGCCATTGGAGCTATTGTCATGGACCAGAAATCAGCCACGGTTCTAGGATCAGTTGTCATGTTAACTTTCCTATTAGCCAGTGGATATTTTGTTCAGTATGTGCCCGGATTCATCGGATGGATCAAGTACATATCGATCAGTCACTACACGTTCAAGCTCTTGTTGGGATCACAACACCAGCCGGGTGAGACGTATCCTTGTGCTATGAATAAATCCTGTCTTGTTGAGGATTTTCCATCGGTGAAGGCCGTGGGTCTCGACGGGCGAGCCGTGAGTGTGATGGCTTTGGCCATCATGCTTGTGGGTTATCGGCTTCTTGCGTATCTTGCGCTGATGAGAATTGGTATGCCAAGAAAGTAG